The Peromyscus eremicus chromosome 16_21, PerEre_H2_v1, whole genome shotgun sequence genome includes the window CAGGCCCAGAAGCCAAATACAGAGCCCAGGAGCCAAGTACGAAGCCCAAAGCCAGGTGCATAGCCCAGGGGTAGGTACAGGCCCAGGAGTGAGGTGCAGGCCCAGGAGCCAGGTGCAGAGCCCAGAGCCAGGTGCAAGAGCCCAAAGCTAGATGCAGAGCTCAGTGCCAGGTACAGGCCCCAGAGCCAGGTGCAATAGCCCAGAGCCAGGTGCAGAGCACAGAGCCAGGTGCAAGAGCCCAGAGCCAGATGCGGGCCCCAGAGACAGGTGTAGACCACAGAGCCACTTTTCTGTATGACAGTTACTATGGAGATGGAATGGGACAGAAGAGGTTTTATTGGTGCTCAGAGGCCAAGAGTAACACAGCACATAGCAGGATCAAGCCAGCCAGATTGGGAGTGGGTGAGGTGGAGCAGCCAGCActtccaggagctgaggcaggagagtagcTGGGGGACACTCAGGCTCCAGACCTGGCTGGACTGGTAGAGGAAGTGTAAGGACGGGTGGGCCCAGAACACCCAGCAGGACCATGGGCCAGGGCAGACAGGTGGCAATCAGGTTCACAGCTAGACATTCAGCAGCATGAAGGAGAAGCCCCACAGCAGACTGGCTCAcagcagacaggcttgcagcagacaggctcacagcagacaggcttgcagcagacaggcaCACAGCAGGATGGCTGGCAGCCGGAGCAGATGGAGACACAGCAGACTGGCTTGCAGCAGACAGGTGTGCAGCAGACAGGCACACAGCAGGACGATTGGCAGGGGGAGCAGGTGCAGCAAGCTGGCTGGCAGCTAGACTGCTGGCAGCATGAGGGTGTGCAGCAGCTGCTGCAGGAAGATTGGCAGCAGGGGCTGGACGCACAGCTCACTGGGGTACAGACAAGAGTAATGCAGGGGGCTGGGgcacagcagctgggctggcagcagctgggggCACAGCAGCTGGGGGCACAGCAGGTAGGCTCACAGCAGCTCTCTGGGCAGTCATCCACCTGCCAGGAGGAGTTGGTGCAGGTGTCggagcagacagacatggtggagGCGGCCATGGCGGGGttggctgggagctgggagctgggagtgtgttgagtgactgtgtgtgagtgttgagtgagtgtgtgtgaggtgCTCTGGGCTCTGGATTTTTATCCCCCAGGCGTGTTTTGCTGCAGGAGGCTCTgggcccttcctcttccttgttGTTCAGTCTGGAGGGAGCTCTGCGGAGCTCAGTCATAAACTGTTGTGCTGATCACTCTGCTTGGGCCTGTGGCTGTTGGGACCCCTGGAACTTGGTCTCCCTGGGCTGTGTGTACTCTCTACCTGGTGGCCACCTGTCAGGATTTTGGAGATGACTCTTGGCTCTGAGGAAGCATTCTGTGTCCCCAACCTCTGACCTCAGTATGGTGACCTGGTTGGTCTGTGACTAGCAAAGAGGAGGCAGGTATCCTGATTTGGAGCAGGCAGGGAGGACGTCCAATGAAGTCTCCATGGTGCAAGGATGGGTCAGTTGTAGGCCAAGGGCCTCTTGGAGATGAAGATGGTCACTGAATTGGTCTCCTAGGCATTTAGAGACCACACTGAGTCTGACCGAGCCATAAGCCAATGTCCTCCTGGAGCACAGGGTCACTTGTCCTGGGTCAAAACCTGAGGCTAGGGTGAACATACAGGCTGCAGGAGGCAGGCATGGACTAAGGTCACGTGGAGTTTGCTTATCATCCTGGATGGCCTGTGCCAGGGAGGTGAGCaggggagagctgtccctgatcCCAGATGCCCATCTCAGGCATACCTCTCCTGCATCCAGGGTCCTCTCATCCTCTCTTGTCAGGTGCAGAATAGAACTGTGGGCAGGAAGACAATGTGCAGACCTCACACAGCTGAGTCTCCCACAGAACGGAGGCCTccttgggagagggagagggagagggagagggagagggagagggagagggagagggagagggagagggagagggagagggagagggagagggagagggagagggagagggagaggattcTTGGCGGATGTGAGGGAAGGGGTGAGCAAGGCCATTGTCACCAGAACTTCCCATGCTGTTCTGGGGTCCAGTGAAGTGACAAACCAAGAATCCCGATGCTAACAAGCATGTCTGGTGTCTGTGGGTGAGGGGACCCTCCACTAACAGCTGAGTTGCCTGTCCAAGGAACTGTTCCGCCCACGTTCACAGGGGGCCAGGTGAAGAGAGATTCTGAGCACCCAGTAGTCCTCCAGGGCACCTGTTGGCTCATGGTGAGGTCAGAGGGAAGCAGAAGCCACCAGTATAAAACATCCATGAGACTCCGAGACAGTGCCAGAGCTGTGCACAGAGCTCTAGACCCTCATCAGAGAACGTGCTCGTTCCCTGAGGAACTCAGGACATGATGTCCCTGGGGCATAGGCCTTCTGCAGTTTTTATTTGGCTTAGGTCATTGGGTGTTTCTGCACACTCAATGCATTCCATGCTCCATAACTGTTAGCCATAACCCTCTGTGGCCACCCACAGGTGACACCACAGACTCATCTCGCTGTGAGACTGTCCCCAGGAGTGTGACCAAGGGGACAGCAGCCACAGGGAGGGAGCAGCAGCATTTGTCCTCAGTGGGACACAGGAAGCTTGGTGCCATGACCTGAGAGCAGGACATCACAGTGCACAGACTTGAATGACAGATTCAGTGAGCTCAGAAAAACAGTCCTTACCGTGGtgaggacagggacagggatGGTGCATGGAATGCCCTGGGAACCTGATGTGTGCCTGCCTGGCAGTATTCTCAGCACGTCCTGTCTGTCgtggtttgagtgtgaaatgtctCCATGAGGCTCACCGTGTGCTTGAACACTTGACCCACAGTTGGCTGTGTTGTTTGAACACAGGGCCTAGCTGATGGTCGAAGGTCACGGTGGGGGCCGGGGAGTAGCTTGGGGGACCACAGGCTGACTGTCCTGGCTGGAGTTTCTGCCCCTTGATCCCTAAGATGTGAAATGCATGGTTGTTTGCTCCTTCTGCCGGGACTCGGTGTACCCTCTCAAGCCATGAGCCCAGATAGGTCCATCCTCCTTGAGCTGGGCGTTCCCTtgtgattgtgagaaaagaaccCCACAGAAAACCAGACTGGGGTGGCACTGTTGTTGTGGTGCATCTGACCATGTGGTCAGGCCTTTGGACAGGGGCatgggaggaatgtggaagagtcCTGGACTATTGTGAACTGgagcttaatgggccat containing:
- the LOC131926436 gene encoding keratin-associated protein 10-8-like, with translation MAASTMSVCSDTCTNSSWQVDDCPESCCEPTCCAPSCCAPSCCQPSCCAPAPCITLVCTPVSCASSPCCQSSCSSCCTPSCCQQSSCQPACCTCSPCQSSCCVPVCCTPVCCKPVCCVSICSGCQPSCCVPVCCKPVCCEPVCCKPVCCEPVCCGASPSCC